A region from the Aegilops tauschii subsp. strangulata cultivar AL8/78 chromosome 5, Aet v6.0, whole genome shotgun sequence genome encodes:
- the LOC109763505 gene encoding zinc finger CCCH domain-containing protein 67, whose amino-acid sequence MGEASEYDGVDVAAVSARLLELVADDDVTALVDLLAAHPLLADEPAPWYSPARGAEPMTPLMVAAAYGSVACLDALLSPPHLADPNRASASSLSTPLHLAAAGGAPSAPTTVSRLLAAGADPTLLDHLHRRPSDLVALPPNSLPLKNHILSLLGARKEWPPDPSLPDIKNGAYASDDFRMYSFKVRACSRAYSHDWTECPFVHPGENARRRDPRKYHYSCVPCPEFKKGAGCRRGDMCEYAHGVFESWLHPAQYRTRLCKDGIGCARRVCFFAHTPEELRPLYVSTGSAVPSPRGAMEMAAMGMGLSSPGSSFTPPLSPSGGGSGMSWPQPNLPALCLPGSAGNLHLSRLRTSLSARAMAVDELLASGDYDNHLGSPASVRSARGKALVPSNLDELFSAEMAASHSPRYGDQGGAAFSPTHKAAFLNQFQQHQSLLSPRAAATPEPVSPMSSRLLAALAQREKMQQQTLRSMSSRDLGSSAPLLVGSPVVGSSWSKWGLPSGTPDWGADNDELGRLKRSSSFDLRSGANTDEPDLSWVNTLVKEPTPEKSSTNGTMATESIGILGRSASHHESIAGDDSAILGRSANHREGIDGEEDAATGVIGGWLEQLQLDEMVV is encoded by the coding sequence ATGGGGGAGGCCTCCGAGTATGACGGGGTGGATGTGGCGGCTGTATCGGCGAGGTTGCTGGAGCTGGTGGCCGACGACGACGTGACGGCGCTCGTTGACCTCCTCGCCGCGCACCCGCTCCTCGCGGATGAGCCGGCGCCGTGGTACTCTCCGGCGCGGGGCGCGGAGCCCATGACGCCGCTCATGGTCGCCGCCGCGTACGGGTCCGTGGCTTGCCTCGACGCCCTCCTCtcgccgccccacctcgccgaccccaaccgcgcctccgcctcctcgcTCTCCACCCCGCTCCACCTCGCCGCCGCAGGCGGCGCTCCATCCGCACCCACCACCGTTtcccgcctcctcgccgccggcgccgACCCTACCCTCCTTGACCATCTCCACCGCCGGCCGTCAGACCTCGTCGCGCTGCCGCCCAACTCGTTGCCCCTCAAGAACCACATCCTCTCACTCCTTGGCGCCCGGAAGGAGTGGCCACCGGACCCCTCACTCCCGGACATCAAGAACGGCGCATACGCTTCCGACGACTTCCGCATGTATTCCTTCAAGGTCCGCGCGTGCTCCAGGGCCTACTCCCACGACTGGACGGAGTGCCCCTTCGTCCACCCAGGAGAGAACGCGCGGCGGAGGGATCCGAGGAAGTACCACTACAGCTGCGTGCCGTGCCCGGAGTTCAAGAAGGGCGCCGGGTGCAGGAGAGGGGACATGTGCGAGTATGCGCACGGGGTGTTCGAGAGCTGGCTCCACCCGGCGCAGTACCGGACGCGCCTCTGCAAGGACGGCATCGGCTGCGCGCGCCGCGTCTGCTTCTTCGCTCACACGCCAGAAGAGCTCCGGCCGCTGTACGTGTCCACAGGCTCGGCCGTGCCgtcgccccgcggggcgatgGAGATGGCCGCCATGGGGATGGGACTGTCATCACCGGGATCTTCGTTCACGCCGCCGCTGTCGCCGTCCGGTGGAGGGAGTGGCATGTCGTGGCCGCAGCCTAACTTGCCGGCGCTGTGCCTCCCCGGGAGCGCAGGGAACCTGCACCTGAGCCGGCTGCGTACCTCGCTGAGCGCGAGGGCCATGGCGGTCGACGAGCTTCTGGCCTCGGGGGACTATGACAACCACCTTGGATCGCCTGCCTCTGTGCGGTCGGCGAGGGGGAAGGCGCTTGTGCCGTCAAATCTGGATGAACTGTTCTCGGCGGAGATGGCGGCCTCCCACTCGCCGCGGTACGGCGACCAGGGCGGCGCTGCGTTCTCGCCGACGCACAAGGCCGCCTTCCTGAACCAGTTCCAGCAGCATCAGAGCTTGCTCTCGCCACGGGCTGCGGCCACCCCAGAGCCTGTCTCCCCAATGAGCTCCCGGCTGCTCGCTGCGTTGGCGCAGCGGGAGAAGATGCAGCAGCAGACACTGCGAAGCATGAGCTCAAGAGACCTGGGTTCCAGCGCCCCGCTCCTGGTCGGCTCACCGGTGGTGGGCTCTAGCTGGTCCAAATGGGGCCTCCCCTCGGGCACCCCAGACTGGGGTGCCGACAACGATGAGCTTGGCCGTCTCAAGCGGTCGTCCTCGTTTGATCTCCGGTCTGGGGCCAACACCGATGAGCCTGACCTCTCATGGGTCAATACCTTAGTAAAGGAGCCCACGCCGGAGAAATCATCAACCAACGGGACCATGGCAACAGAGTCTATTGGCATCTTGGGCCGATCAGCAAGCCACCACGAGAGCATTGCCGGTGATGACAGTGCCATCTTGGGTCGATCAGCGAACCACCGTGAGGGCATCGACGGTGAGGAGGACGCCGCCACTGGTGTCATCGGTGGCTGGCTCGAACAGCTTCAGCTCGATGAGATGGTAGTTTAG